The genomic DNA ATAAAATTAAAATTACTGGAAGGTTATATAGTTTTATAAATGCTTTCGGCGAGGAGATGGATGTAGATAACGCAAACCAGGCAATTAAATTTGCATGTCTTAAAACTAAAGCTTCTGTTAATGAATTTATTGCTGCGCCATATTTTTTCACCAACAAAACAGGATGCCATGAATGGATAATTGAGTTCAAAAAAGCACCAGAAAGCATAAAAAATTTTAGATATTACTTAGATAAAAAAATTCAAGAAATCAATTCTGATTACGAAGCAAAAAGATATAAAAATATATTAATTAAAGAACCAATTTTGCATGAGGTGAAAAATAATTTCTTTTATAACTTATTTAAAAAAGAAAATAAAATCGGTGGACAAAATAAAATCAAAAGATTATATAATGACCGGAATTTTATAGAATTTTTATTGAAAAAATTATAGATTTTATTATATATTCATAAAAAAATACAATACAATGCACATTGGAATCGCAGGAAATATAGGAGTCGGAAAAAGCACATTATGTAAGATGCTTGCTAAACATTATAAATGGTCTCCACTATTTGAGGCCGTTGACAACAACCCTTACTTGGATAACTTTTATGAAGATATGCAGCGTTGGTCATTTAACTTACAGGTTTTCTTTTTAAATAGTAGATTTAGACAAGTTCAGGATATCATTAAATCTAAAAAAACAATTATTCAAGACAGAACCATATATGAAGATGCATACATATTTGCTCCTAATTTACAAGCCATGGGCTTAATGACACAAAGAGACTATGATAACTATTTAGACTTGTTCAAACTTATGGAGTCATTTGTATCAGCTCCAGATTTATTAATTTATTTACGGTCTGATGTACCCTCTTTGGTAAATAGAATACAAAAAAGAGGAAGAGATTATGAAGAGGGAATTAGAATTGACTATTTAAAAAGATTGAACGAAAGATATGAAGCATTTTTCTCAAATTATAAACATAATCATCTAGTTATTCAAGCAACCGACATAGATTTTCAAAACAATAAGTCTGATCTTGGTGTGATAATAGAAAAAATAGATTCTAATTTAAGCGGTCTATTTAAGAAATAAATTGTTTATCAAACTGCATTTCTATATATACAGCACCTTATTTACTTCATCTATAATTTGTCTTTTACTAGGTAAAAATTCATCTACTAATACAGGAGAATATGCCATAGGTGTATCAGCTGAACATATTCTAGAAATTGGAGCATCTAAATAATCAAATGCATTTTTCTGTATACTGTAACTTATCTCAGTAGAAATTGAACCTAATGGCCAACTCTCTTCTACAATAATTAATCGATTAGTCTTTTTAACAGATTTAATTATTAAATCATAGTCTATAGGCCTTAAACTTCGCAAATCAATTATTTCCAAAGAAATATCACTTTGACTTAATTCAGAACTTGCATCATAAACTTTTTTTAACATTTTGCCATATGAAACAATTGTTACATCCGAACCTTCTTGAACAATTTTTGCTTTACCAATAGGAATAAGATACTCCTCTTCGGGAACATGACCTTTATCACCATACATTTGCTCTGACTCCATGAATATGACAGGGTTATTATCTCTGATAGCGCTCTTTAACAAACCTTTAGCATCATAAGGGTTAGACGGAACTACTACTTTTAAACCAGGACAATTTGCATACCAACTATCAAAGGATTGAGAGTGTGTAGCAGCCAATTGACCTGCTGAACCAGTAGGGCCGCGAAATACAATTGGAATATTAAACTGTCCTCCAGACATCTGCATCATTTTTGCTGCATTATTAATAATCTGATCAATTGCCACTAAAGAAAAATTAAATGTCATAAATTCAACAATTGGCCTTAATCCATTCATTGCAGCACCAACGCTAATACCTGAAAAACCACCCTCAGAAATAGGTGTATCAATGATGCGTTTTGCACCGAATTCATCTAATAAACCCTTAGATGCCTTATAAGCTCCGTTATACTCCGCTACCTCCTCACCCATTAAAAAAATGTTAGGATCTAATCGCATTTCCTCGCTCATTGCCTCAGCAATCGATTCTCTAAATTGAATTTCTCTCATTATATCAATAAATATTTCTACAAATTTATTTATTTTTTTTATCTAATGTGCATAAAAATAAATATCTAGATAAGATAGTGTAACATATTATGTCTTTTTTAATTATTTTAGTGAAAATAAAACCCTTATTAATATGAATATTTTAGTATGCATAAGTAGTGTGCCGGATACTACCTCACCAATTACTTTCTCAAATGAGAATAAACAGTTTAATCAAGAAGGCATAACATTTATTATTAATCCTTATGACGAATTTTGCTTAACAAAAGCAGTTTTTATAAAAGAAAAAATAGGTGCAACAATAACAGCCATTAACGTGGGAAATAACAAAAATGATGCAATACTAAGAAAAGCCCTAGCTATTGGTGCAGACAAAGCTGTACGTATTAATCAAGAATCAATGAGTAGTAAAATAGTTGCTGATTGTATTGCCAATTTCTGTTCACAAGAATCATTTGATTTAATATTCTGCGGAACTGAATCAATTGATTATAATGGTGGACAAGTTCCCGGATTTGTAGCTAGCAAATTAAATATTCCTTTTATAAATGGATGCATAGGTCTAGAAATTGAAGGAAGTTTGATAAAAATAAAAAGAATAATAGATAATGGCCACGAAATAAGTACAAGTCAATTACCAACATTAATTGCTGGACAAAAAGGCCTTGTAGAAGAAAAAGAACTCAGAATACCATCAATGAGAGGTATAATGACCGCCCGAACAAAACCATTAGAAGTTATTGAATCCTCTTTAAAAAATGAATTTGCAATCAATGTTTTAGAATACGAGAAACCTTTAGCAAGGTCTGAATGTAAAATTATTAATGAAGATAATGTTGGCAATTTAGTAGAGTTATTACATTCTGAAGCAAAAGTTATATAAAAATTAATAATTAACTTAATAAATTAAAATGAGCGTATTCACATTAATAGAAAACTGGAATGGTGAGTTCAAAAAAACATCTTTTGAAACTTTAAGCTATGGGAAAAATATAGCAAATCAAAAAAATCAAAAACTAGTTGCACTAACATTGGGTGCAAATAATGCCAATCTAATGACGGAATATGGTGCTGATAAAATTATCAATATCACCAATACTTCATTTGAAAATTGCACTAATAAATTACTTTCCGAAATTTGTTCTAAGTTTATTCAAGAAAATGATGTTAATACATCAATTATTTCAAATACCAATATGGGGAAATCCATATCACCTTTACTCGCAAACGAGACCAACCATGGATTAATAACAAACGCTATTTCATTACCCGAAAGCCAGAATCCTCTCATCGTTCAATGTAAAGGGTTTTCTGGAAAAGCACACGTTAAATACCAATCGAATTACAATCTTAATATTATTACAATAATTCCCAACTCAATTGGAGAGATAAAGAAAATAACAGGAGATGGAGAATTGTTAAATATAGAATTTAATATTGAAGATATTTCTCAAGGAATTCAAATTTTAAGTCGTGAAAAAACATCTGAAAAGATTTCATTGTCTGATGCGAATATTGTTATTTCTGCAGGAAGAGGTTTAAAAGGTCCCGAAAACTGGACTATGATAGAAGAATTGGCAGAACTTCTTGGAGCAGGAACTGCATGTTCTAAACCTGTTTCAGATATGGGATGGAGACCACATTCTGAACATGTTGGACAAACAGGTATTGCTATTAATCCCGACTTATATATTGCTATTGGGATTTCTGGAGCAATTCAACATCTAGCAGGTGTAAATAGTTCAAAACATATTGTAGTAATTAATACTGATTCTGAAGCACCTTTTTTTAAAGCAGCAAATTATGGTATAGTTGGGGATGCATTTGAAGTAGTTCCAAAACTTATTAACGAGCTTAAAAAATATAAAGGCTAAAAAATGGAATTAATTAAATTGAATATAGTTGGTTTATCATATAGTCAATTTAAATCTGGTGCATATGCTCTTTTTTTAGAAGAAGATAACGGCCTTAAAAAGCTATCAATTGTCATTGGACAATGTGAAGCTCAAGCAATTGCAATTGGGCTGGATAAAAATATTTCTTCGCCACGGCCATTGACCCACGATCTTTTTCTAAGTATTGCAGAAAAAAATAATTTAATTCTAGACAAAATCATAATCCATAAATTAGAAAAAGGGATTTTTTACTCATCAGTTTTATTTATTAATAAACAGACTAATCATAGTTTTTCAATTGACTCAAGAACTTCTGATGCAATTGCAATTGCTATAAGGTTTAATTCCGGAATTTACACCTATAAAGAAATTTTAGATAAATCTCAAAATTACTTAAAAGAAGATTATGTAGAAGAAAAAAAAACAGCCCATAAATCTGAAAAAAAGAAAAAAACTAAAATAGTTCAAGATTCATTAAATGAACTAGAAAAAAAACTTAATCATGCCCTACAGTCAGAAAATTATGAATTAGCAGCTAAAATTAGAGACCAAATAAAAAAAATGAAATAATGACATATACAGAAACAATTATAAGAGGATTAATAGGTATTTTAGGATTATTATTTTTTTGTTATTTATGCTCATCTAACAAAAAATCAATCAATTGGTCTATAGTAATTAAAGGATTGCTAATTCAATTAGTATTTGCAATATGCATATTACACGTAAATATTGTTGAAAAATTATTCCAAACTATTAGCAACACCTTTCTATCAATTCTTGATTTTACAAAAGAGGGTTCAATATTTTTATTTGGTGAAACATTAGTCAATGATCCATCTTTTGGAGCAATATTTGCTTTTCAAATTTTACCAACAATTGTGTTTTTTTCCGCATTAACTAGTGTATTATTCTACTTAGGGATACTTCAAAAGATTGTCTACTTTTTTGCAATTATCATGAAAAAAAGCATGAAACTTTCTGGGTCTGAAAGTTTAGCAGCAGCAGGAAATATTTTCTTGGGTCAAACTGAATCTCCTCTATTGATAAAACCCTATATTTCAAAAATGACACAATCCGAACTATTATGCTTAATGGGAGGAGGAA from Flavobacteriales bacterium TMED191 includes the following:
- a CDS encoding deoxynucleoside kinase — translated: MHIGIAGNIGVGKSTLCKMLAKHYKWSPLFEAVDNNPYLDNFYEDMQRWSFNLQVFFLNSRFRQVQDIIKSKKTIIQDRTIYEDAYIFAPNLQAMGLMTQRDYDNYLDLFKLMESFVSAPDLLIYLRSDVPSLVNRIQKRGRDYEEGIRIDYLKRLNERYEAFFSNYKHNHLVIQATDIDFQNNKSDLGVIIEKIDSNLSGLFKK
- a CDS encoding pyruvate dehydrogenase complex E1 component subunit beta; this encodes MREIQFRESIAEAMSEEMRLDPNIFLMGEEVAEYNGAYKASKGLLDEFGAKRIIDTPISEGGFSGISVGAAMNGLRPIVEFMTFNFSLVAIDQIINNAAKMMQMSGGQFNIPIVFRGPTGSAGQLAATHSQSFDSWYANCPGLKVVVPSNPYDAKGLLKSAIRDNNPVIFMESEQMYGDKGHVPEEEYLIPIGKAKIVQEGSDVTIVSYGKMLKKVYDASSELSQSDISLEIIDLRSLRPIDYDLIIKSVKKTNRLIIVEESWPLGSISTEISYSIQKNAFDYLDAPISRICSADTPMAYSPVLVDEFLPSKRQIIDEVNKVLYI
- a CDS encoding electron transfer flavoprotein beta subunit/FixA family protein, which encodes MNILVCISSVPDTTSPITFSNENKQFNQEGITFIINPYDEFCLTKAVFIKEKIGATITAINVGNNKNDAILRKALAIGADKAVRINQESMSSKIVADCIANFCSQESFDLIFCGTESIDYNGGQVPGFVASKLNIPFINGCIGLEIEGSLIKIKRIIDNGHEISTSQLPTLIAGQKGLVEEKELRIPSMRGIMTARTKPLEVIESSLKNEFAINVLEYEKPLARSECKIINEDNVGNLVELLHSEAKVI
- a CDS encoding electron transfer flavoprotein subunit alpha/FixB family protein, whose amino-acid sequence is MSVFTLIENWNGEFKKTSFETLSYGKNIANQKNQKLVALTLGANNANLMTEYGADKIINITNTSFENCTNKLLSEICSKFIQENDVNTSIISNTNMGKSISPLLANETNHGLITNAISLPESQNPLIVQCKGFSGKAHVKYQSNYNLNIITIIPNSIGEIKKITGDGELLNIEFNIEDISQGIQILSREKTSEKISLSDANIVISAGRGLKGPENWTMIEELAELLGAGTACSKPVSDMGWRPHSEHVGQTGIAINPDLYIAIGISGAIQHLAGVNSSKHIVVINTDSEAPFFKAANYGIVGDAFEVVPKLINELKKYKG